The following proteins come from a genomic window of Gynuella sunshinyii YC6258:
- a CDS encoding non-ribosomal peptide synthetase: MNMTVSRFEQTAMEWIADMLGMDVDELTPELHLDADLALDSIKMMALMSHLSRRMNAHGTPMEGDAVMPEFMVHSQTIGDVIGFLKAQAGLTDDEPVTPDTEKPVASALSAIVEDESLGILYSQYLFVVSRYVAAASALCHTVRLRGPFDLQRAQDCWQALIMRHPALRGYFSIPAGANRMADYRFLLHADPQVPAIKVTDLRHLDHHQKQEHCEQAFEGWINHRWDIRQWPLHQFSVLQLDDDCFELVLASDHAISDGLGNQQMMREFLLLYQAHENGQEPELPPATTADAYRAMVQRLNSYDDADERQWLNQYLQQQGREVFFWNPGQRPPPDKDGRFRNQAYRLSATETAALQQQVARWRVPVNAILVTAMLRALVRLGPEYPRYIIQIPTSGKVYPGADASGMLGPFAQNMALSFAAPRAGESFRQQLEQVQQTLQSALMQGVDRTQTRQLGLVLKDQLEFEGDHLPQWLSQMLSKGVKSNVYMPYTGNSHIERQYGSLAVDGYRAGTYNKAGTIDLQQELFDRRLLVFMNFDSDFFDQSSIDRLADTYLNELRDCVSLLNGKSSVDAVPTGQFADEPLARHIRQLASEILAQPLAAEDCQRDLEGDLGIDSLERVRIITRLIQHYQQRVNRRQLFEARSITEMARAIGASVPAESISYSVDPDAIIPGDDIAPIPYLHFVAQARQNPEQIAISTATTQLSYRELDQRSNQLACYLREQGVSEGDLLAVLCDRGANMVISMLAILKAGAAYLPLDAGLPAARIKAMMELGGAEWLLTEVAVTDKLIGVLTEGAQLQQIVYLDDYASMLPTSLDIQSTQVTRSVWGEYSDEALPLNHNPDALMAVMFTSGSTGTPKGIATTHRSYMSRLRWHQRMFQIRPGERVSQNTSCSFDISIREIFWPLMVGATVCPVDRAIVANPWRLADWLQEQKIQVFQFVPSLFTAFVQAMVNEPWQFPNLRWLLFSTEPLSAKPVRQWIDRFGMRIGIANQYGPSECAIEATCHVVEKRPADDELTIPIGKAMDDVHILLLDENGQRLGFDVMGEVYIGGVQVAQGYLGNDEATNAAFVTNPYPDIPGERLYRTGDLAVMKADGNLIFHGRRDNQIKIRGNRVELGEVEAVLLKDSSVQEAAVIAVDHEEQDGSKRLIAWLKGDAEQEDQIRARLAQTLPNYMLPHRMLWLERLPRNYNGKIERQKLHEQYQQWLQNDDPSEQFEQLLPLGPGQRWLLSYFDEPYQWWGLSRYTFKKPLSPSAFSKSLNRMVNRHASLRTTFVRSSSGEWQQKIHPISAGLKLHPEFLDGTHLSAEQYQQALQAKFTGFADSMRIDCWPLMKVWVVKRAEHRHEICIVAHHMFADMVSGQIMFQQLWQDYSNLLVSDLPDHNDEPEIAGYSDFVNELSQREQKGMLSLDLDYWQTNLTPALAFSADYPDGDNREQSTALASFVLPEEHSDQLLRHARKRFGATLHTVLLAQWYQLMSLKTGQQRVILSHRMNGRDLGDTALRFAHSIGNFAINFPVVVEMPHNASCQQLVAAVQTAFKELPSGGVSYDWLGGKLAENLYPDNKLTPLRINYLGHTDDLDSESFEIDWDTANRRFIPDQQKRTTDIEVLMFFRNKQLHLDIDYSRQRYRDETIQELAEGYFALIRQMMESVEMAL, encoded by the coding sequence ATGAATATGACTGTGAGCCGATTTGAACAGACTGCCATGGAATGGATAGCAGACATGCTGGGAATGGATGTTGACGAGTTGACCCCGGAACTGCACCTCGACGCCGATCTGGCGCTGGATTCGATCAAGATGATGGCGTTGATGAGCCATTTATCGCGGCGCATGAACGCCCATGGCACGCCGATGGAGGGGGACGCGGTCATGCCGGAGTTTATGGTGCATTCACAGACGATTGGCGATGTGATCGGTTTTCTCAAGGCTCAGGCAGGGTTGACCGATGATGAGCCGGTAACGCCCGACACAGAAAAACCGGTCGCAAGTGCCTTATCTGCAATCGTCGAAGATGAGTCACTGGGCATCCTCTATTCGCAGTATTTGTTTGTCGTCAGTCGTTATGTGGCCGCCGCCAGCGCCCTGTGCCATACCGTTCGATTGCGCGGGCCGTTTGATCTCCAGCGGGCTCAGGACTGCTGGCAGGCATTGATCATGCGACACCCGGCGCTGCGCGGTTATTTCAGCATCCCGGCCGGGGCAAACCGAATGGCCGATTATCGTTTCCTATTGCATGCTGATCCTCAGGTGCCGGCGATCAAGGTCACTGATCTTCGTCATCTCGACCACCATCAGAAGCAGGAGCATTGTGAACAGGCATTTGAGGGCTGGATCAATCATCGCTGGGACATCCGGCAGTGGCCCCTGCATCAGTTTTCGGTGCTGCAACTGGATGATGACTGCTTTGAACTGGTGCTGGCCAGTGATCACGCGATTTCCGATGGTCTTGGTAACCAGCAGATGATGCGTGAGTTTCTGTTGCTGTATCAGGCCCATGAAAATGGCCAGGAACCCGAGCTGCCGCCGGCCACTACGGCAGACGCATATCGTGCCATGGTGCAGCGCCTGAACAGCTACGACGATGCCGATGAACGGCAATGGCTGAACCAGTATCTGCAACAGCAGGGACGTGAGGTGTTCTTCTGGAACCCCGGGCAACGACCGCCTCCGGATAAAGACGGCCGTTTTCGCAACCAGGCGTACCGGCTTTCCGCCACGGAGACAGCAGCGTTGCAGCAACAGGTGGCCCGCTGGCGGGTGCCTGTGAACGCTATTCTGGTGACGGCAATGCTCAGAGCGCTGGTGCGGCTGGGCCCGGAATACCCGCGATATATCATTCAGATTCCCACCAGCGGCAAAGTGTACCCCGGTGCCGATGCCTCCGGAATGTTGGGGCCGTTCGCTCAGAATATGGCCTTGAGCTTTGCAGCGCCCAGGGCCGGGGAGAGTTTCAGGCAGCAACTCGAACAGGTGCAGCAGACCCTGCAATCGGCGCTGATGCAGGGGGTGGATCGGACGCAGACCCGGCAACTGGGGCTGGTGCTGAAAGACCAGCTGGAGTTTGAAGGGGATCACTTACCCCAATGGCTGAGCCAGATGTTGAGCAAAGGGGTGAAATCCAACGTGTATATGCCTTATACCGGCAACAGCCACATTGAACGCCAGTACGGCTCCCTGGCGGTTGATGGCTATCGCGCCGGTACCTACAACAAGGCCGGCACCATCGATCTGCAACAGGAACTGTTTGATCGTCGCCTGCTGGTATTTATGAATTTTGACAGTGATTTTTTTGATCAATCCAGTATTGATCGTCTGGCGGATACCTATCTGAATGAGCTGCGCGACTGTGTGTCACTGCTGAACGGCAAATCATCAGTGGATGCAGTACCAACCGGTCAGTTCGCCGATGAACCGCTGGCACGACATATTCGCCAGCTGGCCAGTGAAATATTAGCGCAACCGCTCGCGGCAGAAGATTGCCAGCGCGATTTGGAAGGCGATTTGGGTATCGATTCCCTCGAACGGGTGCGGATCATCACTCGGTTGATCCAGCATTATCAGCAACGGGTGAATCGTCGGCAGTTGTTTGAAGCTCGCAGTATTACGGAGATGGCGCGTGCCATCGGCGCATCGGTGCCGGCTGAGTCCATTTCATATTCGGTTGATCCGGATGCCATCATCCCCGGCGACGATATTGCGCCGATCCCTTATCTTCATTTTGTGGCTCAAGCCCGACAAAACCCGGAGCAAATTGCCATCTCGACCGCAACGACTCAGCTGAGTTATCGCGAACTCGACCAGCGCTCCAATCAGCTGGCGTGTTATCTGCGGGAACAGGGGGTCAGTGAAGGCGACCTGCTGGCGGTTCTGTGTGATCGCGGTGCCAATATGGTCATCAGTATGCTGGCGATTCTGAAAGCCGGCGCTGCCTATCTGCCGCTCGATGCTGGATTGCCTGCGGCGCGTATCAAAGCGATGATGGAACTCGGTGGGGCTGAGTGGCTGCTGACGGAAGTGGCAGTGACGGACAAACTGATTGGTGTGTTGACTGAAGGCGCGCAACTGCAACAGATTGTGTATCTGGATGATTACGCCAGCATGCTGCCAACGTCTCTGGATATCCAAAGCACTCAGGTGACCCGCTCTGTATGGGGTGAATACAGTGATGAGGCACTGCCACTGAATCATAATCCGGATGCGTTGATGGCGGTGATGTTCACCTCCGGTTCCACCGGTACGCCAAAAGGCATTGCCACCACCCATCGCAGTTATATGAGCCGCTTGCGCTGGCATCAGCGGATGTTTCAGATCCGGCCCGGAGAGCGGGTCTCGCAAAACACCTCCTGCAGCTTCGATATTTCCATCCGGGAAATTTTCTGGCCTTTGATGGTCGGCGCGACGGTATGCCCGGTGGATCGTGCCATCGTTGCCAATCCCTGGCGACTGGCTGACTGGTTGCAAGAGCAGAAAATTCAGGTCTTTCAGTTTGTGCCGTCATTGTTTACTGCATTTGTCCAGGCGATGGTGAATGAGCCGTGGCAGTTTCCCAATCTGCGCTGGTTGTTGTTTAGCACCGAACCCTTGTCGGCCAAACCGGTCAGGCAATGGATTGATCGTTTTGGTATGCGCATTGGTATTGCCAATCAGTATGGTCCAAGCGAATGCGCCATTGAGGCCACCTGCCACGTAGTCGAGAAGCGACCGGCGGATGATGAGCTGACGATACCGATCGGCAAAGCGATGGATGACGTACATATCCTGCTGCTCGATGAAAACGGTCAACGGCTGGGCTTCGATGTCATGGGCGAGGTTTACATCGGTGGCGTGCAGGTGGCACAAGGTTATCTGGGCAACGATGAGGCAACGAACGCCGCGTTTGTCACCAATCCCTATCCGGATATTCCAGGTGAGCGGCTGTACCGAACCGGTGATCTGGCAGTCATGAAAGCCGATGGCAATTTGATCTTCCATGGCCGTCGGGATAACCAGATCAAAATTCGTGGCAACCGGGTTGAACTGGGTGAAGTGGAAGCGGTGTTGTTGAAAGACAGCTCGGTACAGGAAGCGGCCGTGATTGCTGTCGATCATGAAGAGCAGGATGGCAGCAAGCGATTGATTGCCTGGCTAAAAGGCGATGCCGAGCAGGAAGACCAGATCCGGGCCCGACTGGCGCAAACGCTACCCAATTACATGCTGCCCCATCGTATGCTTTGGCTGGAGCGGTTACCACGCAATTACAACGGTAAAATAGAACGGCAGAAACTGCATGAACAGTATCAGCAATGGCTGCAAAACGATGACCCCAGTGAACAGTTTGAACAACTGCTGCCACTGGGACCGGGTCAGCGCTGGTTGCTGAGTTATTTCGACGAGCCCTACCAATGGTGGGGGCTGTCGCGTTATACCTTTAAAAAACCGTTATCGCCTTCAGCCTTCAGCAAAAGCCTTAATCGAATGGTTAACCGACATGCCAGCCTGCGTACCACATTTGTCCGCTCCTCAAGTGGGGAGTGGCAACAAAAGATTCACCCAATCAGCGCCGGTTTGAAACTGCACCCCGAGTTTCTCGATGGAACCCATCTCAGCGCAGAACAATACCAACAGGCCTTACAGGCAAAGTTCACCGGTTTTGCTGACAGCATGCGTATTGACTGTTGGCCATTAATGAAAGTCTGGGTGGTCAAACGCGCTGAGCATCGCCATGAAATCTGCATCGTTGCTCATCATATGTTTGCCGACATGGTCTCCGGGCAGATCATGTTTCAACAACTGTGGCAGGATTATTCAAATCTTCTGGTCTCTGATTTGCCTGATCACAATGATGAACCTGAAATTGCGGGCTACAGCGATTTTGTCAACGAGCTGAGTCAGCGTGAACAAAAAGGCATGCTGAGTCTCGACCTTGATTACTGGCAAACCAATCTGACCCCGGCACTGGCATTTTCGGCGGATTATCCCGATGGAGACAACCGCGAACAAAGTACCGCCTTGGCCAGTTTTGTTCTGCCTGAAGAACATTCTGATCAACTGTTACGCCATGCCAGAAAAAGGTTTGGTGCGACGTTACATACGGTATTGCTGGCGCAATGGTATCAACTGATGAGCCTTAAGACCGGACAACAAAGAGTCATCCTAAGCCATCGGATGAACGGCCGGGATCTGGGTGACACAGCACTGCGGTTTGCGCACAGTATTGGCAACTTTGCCATCAACTTTCCCGTGGTGGTGGAAATGCCGCATAACGCCTCCTGCCAGCAACTGGTAGCGGCAGTTCAAACGGCATTCAAAGAACTGCCTTCCGGGGGTGTCAGTTATGACTGGTTAGGTGGGAAGCTGGCAGAAAATCTGTATCCTGATAACAAACTGACACCACTGCGCATCAACTACCTCGGGCATACCGATGACCTGGACTCGGAATCATTTGAAATTGACTGGGACACCGCCAATCGCCGCTTCATACCAGATCAACAAAAGCGCACCACCGATATAGAAGTGCTGATGTTCTTCAGAAACAAACAACTGCACCTGGACATCGACTACTCTCGGCAACGCTATCGCGACGAAACCATTCAGGAATTAGCGGAAGGATACTTCGCGCTGATTCGCCAGATGATGGAGAGTGTTGAGATGGCGCTTTGA